TAGACATTTTATGTCCGTTTTTGTCTAAAACCAAACCGTTTGAAACTACATTTTTATAGGCAACATCATCAAAAATCATGGTTGCAATTGCGTGCAAAGTATAGAACCAACCACGTGTTTGATCTACTCCTTCTGCAATAAAATCTGCTTTTCGCCAAGTAGTATCTACCAATTCTTTATTTTGAAAAGGGTAATGCCACTGAGCATAAGGCATAGAACCAGAATCGAACCAAACATCAATTAAATCGCTTTCACGTTTCATTGGTTTTCCTGTTGATGAGACTAAGGTAATTTCATCAACAATATTTTTATGTAAATCTATTTTTGCATAGTTTTCATCAGACATATTTCCGATTTCGAAATCTTCAAAAATATCTTTTGATAAAACTCCAGCTTGTACAGCTTTGGCCATTTCTCCTTTTAATTCTTCAACAGAACCAATACAGATTTCTTCTTTACCATCTTCTGTTCGCCAAATTGGCAATGGAATTCCCCAATATCTAGATCTAGATAAATTCCAGTCGTTTGCATTTGCTAACCAGTTTCCAAAACGTCCAGTTCCTGTAGATTCAGGTTTCCAGTTAATGGTTTTGTTCAAGTCGTGCATTCTATCTTTTACATCCGTAACTTTTATAAACCAAGAATCTAATGGATAATATAAAATCGGCTTGTCTGTTCTCCAACAATTTGGGTAACTGTGCTTGTATTTTTCTACTTTAAACGCTTTGTTTTCGTTTTTAAGTTTTAAACCCAATCGTTCATCAACAGATAAATATTGTTTTTGATCTTTTAAAACGTCTTTTAATTTTTCTTGTTGAACTTTTAATTCAACTTCAAGATCTTGCTCAGTTAAATATTCAGATTTTACGTACTCGCTTGCAAAACCATAAACATCATCTTTTATTTCTTTTCTAAATTTTCCTTGTAAATCAACCAAAGGAACTAAATTATCATTCTCATCTTTAATCAGCAAAGCTGGAATTTCTGGACTCGCTTGTTTGGCAACCAAAGCATCATCTGCTCCAAAAGTTGGTGAAGTATGCACGATTCCTGTTCCATCTTCAGTCGTCACAAAATCTCCTAGAATTATTCTAAAAGCATCTTGTTTATTGGTAAAATCTAAATCATAATCTAATATTGGTTCGTATTTAATATTGACTAAATCTTTACCAATAAATTCTTTTACAACATAAAAAGGAATTTTCTTATCTCCAGATTTGTATGCTTTTAATTCCTCTGATGAATCAACTTGAAATGCATTTTTTCCTCCAAATTGTTTTCCAACTAAGTTTTTAGCTAAAATTACTTTTACAGGCTCAAATGTATATTGATTAAAAGTATCTACTAAAACATACTCGATTTTTGGACCAACAGTTAAAGCTGTGTTACTTGGTAAAGTCCAAGGAGTTGTAGTCCAAGCAATAAAATTGATATCACCTAAATTCTGTAAAAAATCTGGCAACGTTTCATTTACAGCTTTAAATTGTGCAACAACAGTAGTATCAGTAACATCTTGATACGTTCCTGGTTGATTCAATTCGTGAGAACTTAAACCTGTTCCTGCTTTTGGAGAATATGGCTGAATTGTGTAGCCTTTGTAGATTAATTTTTTGTTGTAAATCTGCTTTAGTAACCACCAAACAGATTCCATATATTTGGGTTCGTAGGTAATATATGGATCTTCCATATCTACCCAATAACCCATTTTTTGAGTTAAATCGTTCCAAATATCTGTATATCTCATCACAGCTTTTCTACAAGCTGCATTGTAATCTTCTACAGAAATTTTGGTTCCAATATCTTCTTTGGTAATTCCTAATTCTTTCTCAACACCTAATTCTATTGGCAAACCATGCGTATCCCAACCCGCTTTTCTTTTTACTTGAAAACCTTTCATGGTTTTGTAACGAGGAAAAATATCTTTAATAGCTCTCGCTAAAACATGATGCACTCCAGGCAATCCGTTTGCAGAAGGTGGTCCTTCAAAAAATATGTAAGGTTCTGCACCTTCTCTAGAAGTTACACTTTTTTCGAAGATGTTATTTTCTTGCCAATAATTAAGAATTTCTTCTGCAACATTTGGTAAGTCAAGTCCTTTATATTCAGGAAATTTCGCTTTCATTTGGTCTCTTTTCAAATCAGGATGCGAAATTAAGAAATTTCTTTAAAGAATTTACAAATAGACCAACTTAAATCAGCCTAAAATTAAATGGATAAGTTTAAGGTTTTTTGAGAATTTATAATTTTTAATTTCTTCTAATTTCAGATTTTCGCATAAAATACTATTTACTTTCTTTCGAACCAGTTTTCGATTTTAAGTTCATTTAGATATTTAAAATCTTTCACATTGTCAGTTACCAAAGTTAGATTGTTAAAAATTGCAGTTATTCCAATTATTAAATCAAATTCGTCATGCATTGGTGTACCATTTTTTCTTAATCTAACTTTTTCTTCAGCATATTTTTCTACAACTCCATAAATTGGAATTACTGATAAACCATTTATAAATTTAGTAACTGCTTGATGAGATTTTTTTTTATTCTCACTATTTTCAGCACCATATTTTAATTCAAACACAGTTAATTCAGAAATAAAGCAATTTTCAACTCCTTTGCTTCTTATTATTTCGTCAAGCTTCAATTTTCCACGAAGAAAAAACACACAAGTATTAGTGTCTAATAAATACTGCATAAACCATTAAAATTTTAAATCTTCTCGATTAAAATTTCTACTTTCTTTAATTTCTTTAGCTATATCTTCTGCTGATTTTTCAGAACCAAAAGCTCCAAAAGATTTAAAAAAATCTGTATTTCTGCTTTTTTTGTCTTTCTTTAATGATTTTGCAAGTTTTTCCAAAAGTTCAATTTTACTAATCGAAGTTAGTCCATCAAAAAGATTTGAATATGTGTTAACGATATATTTTTCAGCAACTGTCATTATTAAGATTTTATTCAAATATACGGAATTTTATTTTTTGAATTTATTCTATTAAATCATGCACAAGCAAAATCATACTCTTTTTTTGTGTCTATAATCTTAAAAATTAGCCACAAATGCACGAATTTTTGTGTAGAAATAAATAAATGATTTCACTAATTTTAAAAAAACTTTCAGTTTTATTCGTGCATTCGTAACTTAAAACTAAAGTAAAGCTCTGACCTAACTAAATCTGATGAAAAAATCCTGTCACAAACTTGTTTTCCTGTTTTTTTACTTTACCCGAATATATTTTTTAATTCTGATTCAAGTTAACCGTTTAAAACTTCTCCTTTTTAAATAAATAGGATAATTTTATAAAACTATACTGAAAAAGGCGTGTGAAAGGTTTGGTATATTTAAAATTGAATAGACTTGCAATCATTTCATCAATATTAAAATTGTCGTAGAAAAATTTAACTCTGTTTTCTACTTGTGCATCTGTATATCTACTGTACATTCTTCTGCCAGAAAATTCGCTTAAGCTCCATTTTAGCAACTTTTTTCTTCGCCAATATTTTCTATAATTTTCGAAGTTTTCTTCGCCAGTTTTTAAATATTTATCAATATAAGTTGATGCCAAATCTGCTGTTTGCATTGCATAACGAATTCCTTCTCCTCCTCTAGGATTTATTGCTGAAACTGCATCTCCAACTCCTACTACTTTATTGTGATAAAATTTATCTTTTAAGCCTCTGCTATATCTAATTATTCCACCATGTTTATCGATAATTTTATAGTCTGTTGCTTTTACATATTCTGATATAATTTTCTCAGTAATTTTCCTTGTAGTTTTATCGGTTTTCTCTTGATTTAATGAGGTAAGATGTGTTTTACCAGCACCAACTTTTAAGATCCTGTTTTCCATAGGAAAAATCCAAGAATACCCTTTTATAGACCATTTATGACCCAAGAAAAAAAGTAATTTATCTTTAAATTGATCGTAAATTTCTTGCGAAACTTCAATTTCATATTCAGTTCCACTTCCTAAAACCATTTCTGGCTGTTCTTCTTTAGCATCGTACATTACTTTTCTTAAAGGTCCAGTTGCATCTACTAAGAGTTTTGTTTTTATGGTAATATTTTCTGAAGTTGCTGTATTTAAAAGCTCTACAAGAACTACCTCTTTTTGAACATCTTTGGACAAATATTTGTGTCCCATCCAAACATTTCCACCAAACTTTATTGTTTCATCAGCTAAAAACTCACGTAATTTTTGAAAATTTAAAACAACACCTTTGTTCGTTTTTCCTTGCCAAGTGTAGGCTTTTTTTGTACACTGAATTACCAAATCTTTCCAATAAGCACCAATGACAGATTCTGGCAAATCAAATTCATTTAAAGGCTCTAAAGTCATTCCTGCACTAGAAAAATTATTTAGAGAAAAATTATCATAACGCTCTACTAATAAAACATTATGCCCTTTTTTGGCTAAACTTCTGGCTGTTTGTCCTCCTGCAGGTCCTCCACCAATTACAACTACATCAAACTCTTTCATTTTTTATTTTTGTTGATGAATGTAATTTACAAACCTCTTTCATTTTTTATTTGTTCATAAGCATCTTGTATGCTTTGAAATTTTTCTTTTGCTCCTTTTAAATGCTCTTCACCTAAATCTTGTAATTTATCTGGATGATATTTTTTGACCATTTTTCTGTACGAAGTTTTTACCTCATCATTTGTGGCAGTTTTATCAATCTCTAAAATTTTATAAGCGTTTTCTGACGAATCGTAAAACATGGCTTTTATC
The DNA window shown above is from Polaribacter sp. Hel_I_88 and carries:
- a CDS encoding PIN domain-containing protein, which codes for MQYLLDTNTCVFFLRGKLKLDEIIRSKGVENCFISELTVFELKYGAENSENKKKSHQAVTKFINGLSVIPIYGVVEKYAEEKVRLRKNGTPMHDEFDLIIGITAIFNNLTLVTDNVKDFKYLNELKIENWFERK
- the ileS gene encoding isoleucine--tRNA ligase, with protein sequence MKAKFPEYKGLDLPNVAEEILNYWQENNIFEKSVTSREGAEPYIFFEGPPSANGLPGVHHVLARAIKDIFPRYKTMKGFQVKRKAGWDTHGLPIELGVEKELGITKEDIGTKISVEDYNAACRKAVMRYTDIWNDLTQKMGYWVDMEDPYITYEPKYMESVWWLLKQIYNKKLIYKGYTIQPYSPKAGTGLSSHELNQPGTYQDVTDTTVVAQFKAVNETLPDFLQNLGDINFIAWTTTPWTLPSNTALTVGPKIEYVLVDTFNQYTFEPVKVILAKNLVGKQFGGKNAFQVDSSEELKAYKSGDKKIPFYVVKEFIGKDLVNIKYEPILDYDLDFTNKQDAFRIILGDFVTTEDGTGIVHTSPTFGADDALVAKQASPEIPALLIKDENDNLVPLVDLQGKFRKEIKDDVYGFASEYVKSEYLTEQDLEVELKVQQEKLKDVLKDQKQYLSVDERLGLKLKNENKAFKVEKYKHSYPNCWRTDKPILYYPLDSWFIKVTDVKDRMHDLNKTINWKPESTGTGRFGNWLANANDWNLSRSRYWGIPLPIWRTEDGKEEICIGSVEELKGEMAKAVQAGVLSKDIFEDFEIGNMSDENYAKIDLHKNIVDEITLVSSTGKPMKRESDLIDVWFDSGSMPYAQWHYPFQNKELVDTTWRKADFIAEGVDQTRGWFYTLHAIATMIFDDVAYKNVVSNGLVLDKNGHKMSKRLGNAADPFTTLGTYGADATRWYMISNANPWDNLKFDLEGIEEVKRKFFGTLYNTYSFFSLYTNIDGFAYKEPDIALNERPELDRWILSELHTLIENVDKFYADYEPTRAARAISDFTQEYLSNWYVRLSRRRFWKGTYETDKISAYQTLYTCMVTVAKLASPIAPFFMDKLYQDLNSVTNKETLESIHLSDFPVFDAAYVDKSLERKMENAQKISSLVLSLRAKEKIKVRQPLQKIMIPVDNQQQKEEILAVADLIKHEVNIKEIQLMEDASDILIKHIKPNFKTLGPKFGKDMRFVAAEVKNFTQEDINKIEKDKNISIEINGKNIILDLSDVEITSKDIEGWLVANDGALTVALDVTITEELHKEGVARELVNRIQNARKDTGLEVTDKIKLTVLNFENLQSSINENKEYIMSETLTKELVFVDELSNGSEIEFDTIKSKILIEKI
- a CDS encoding NAD(P)/FAD-dependent oxidoreductase, which gives rise to MKEFDVVVIGGGPAGGQTARSLAKKGHNVLLVERYDNFSLNNFSSAGMTLEPLNEFDLPESVIGAYWKDLVIQCTKKAYTWQGKTNKGVVLNFQKLREFLADETIKFGGNVWMGHKYLSKDVQKEVVLVELLNTATSENITIKTKLLVDATGPLRKVMYDAKEEQPEMVLGSGTEYEIEVSQEIYDQFKDKLLFFLGHKWSIKGYSWIFPMENRILKVGAGKTHLTSLNQEKTDKTTRKITEKIISEYVKATDYKIIDKHGGIIRYSRGLKDKFYHNKVVGVGDAVSAINPRGGEGIRYAMQTADLASTYIDKYLKTGEENFENYRKYWRRKKLLKWSLSEFSGRRMYSRYTDAQVENRVKFFYDNFNIDEMIASLFNFKYTKPFTRLFQYSFIKLSYLFKKEKF